In the genome of Anabaena cylindrica PCC 7122, the window CAAGTTGCTTTATCTTTGGCTAAATGGAGATTGTTTATGGTTGGGTTTATTTGGGTTGGCTTTCTTCTCTCGCGTCGAGACTTGTAAAGTGTAACATTTAAGGGTTACAGAAAATTATCAAGTCTGAATCAGGATATCCAGGATTAAAGGATTTACAGGATTGTGATTCATAAAGTATTTTAGATGTTATTGATTTTTGTAATGATAATATAAATAAAATTAGTAGGGGATCTGAATCTCTCAATTGTCAGAATCAGGTGGTTATCGACCGTTCACGAAGTGTGTCGGAGACAAGACGAGATAATGCACAGAATTAAAGGATTTACAGGATATTGGTGGAAAATGTGATGTTTTAGAGATTTATTTAATAATCATTCACTGACATAATATAGCGAATATCTAAAAAATCCCCACATTGCAAAAATTCTGATATCAAACAATATCATCTAAACCCACATCCTGTACATCCTGATTCAGACAAATAAAAACCTGTAGTGTAATGCAGGCTGAATCATCTAAACATAAAAAACCTACATCCTTAAATCCTGGATAACCTGATTCTGGCAGTTATTCATTCAGATATAATATAATAAATTCCCACCAGGAGTAAAAGCTATGACTATGAAAGAACTTATTCAAGCAGAAATTGACAAAATACCAGAACAAGAACTAAATAACCTTTATCAATGGATAAAAGAATTTACTGGTAAAATAAATAATATGAAACATTCAGAAACCGTGGAATCGGCAGAAAAATATTTATCTACTTCCTATCCTTACCATGATTTAGATTATCTTGCTGGAACATGGACAAAAGAAGATGAAACTGAATTTTTACTGAATACTCAACAATTTAATGAAATAGATCAACAATTATGGCAATAAAATCAATCTTATTAGATACCAATGCTTATACTGCTTTTAAACGTAATCAAAATGAAGCAGTTGCAATAATTGGAAATGTAGATATTATTGTCATCAATCCCATCATCCTTGGAGAATTACTAGGAGGTTTTGCGCTAGGAAATAAACCAGAAATTAATCTTGATGAATTGGAAAAATTTATGGAATCTCCTAGAGTCAAAGTATTTCCTATAGATGAGAAAACATCAAAATATTATGCTCTCATTTATTCTCAATTACGAAAGAAAGGAAAACCTATACCTACTAATGATATTTGGATTGCAGCTACAGCAATTCAACATAATTTAATTTTATTTACTTATGATAGTGATTTTGAAAACATAGAAAATTTAAAATTAGGTAACTGTTTAGCAGATTTTCTTTAGAGATAAAAATAGCTTATAAAATCAATATTCAAAACATTATAATTTAAACCCAAATCCTATAAATCCTGGATATCCTGATATGGCTACGCCATGCTTCGCTATCAGACAATTTAATGATGTTGGAAAAATCTAAACCTTATATATGCGCGTACAGATTCCCACTATAATAAAAATATAATGAAAAATCGGGCATTTGTCAACTATTACACTGATTAATTTCTGAATTGAGTAAGATTGATTCAGATGTGAAGATTAATAGAATGAATTTACAAATGTGATTCCTAGTCCTGGAAAAGATTACATTAAGTTAAGTAACACACAAATTACAATCATGTCTACGGAAATTCAAGATGAACTGCTGGAAGCGGTGGATCTAAGACGCAATTTTGCGATTATTTCTCACCCTGATGCTGGTAAAACTACGTTAACGGAAAAACTATTATTATACGGGGGTGCTATTCACGAAGCTGGGGCAGTAAAAGCCCGGAGAGCGCAGCGTAAAGCGACTTCTGACTGGATGGCGATGGAACAACAACGGGGTATTTCTATTACTTCGACGGTGTTGCAATTTATCTACCGTAATTGTCAGATTAATTTGCTTGATACTCCTGGACACCAGGATTTTAGTGAAGACACCTATCGAACTTTAGCCGCTGCTGATAATGCGGTGATGCTAATTGATGCTGCTAAAGGGTTAGAACCCCAAACCCGGAAACTGTTTGAAGTGTGTAAGCTTAGGGGTATACCTATTTTCACCTTTGTCAATAAACTCGACCGTCCGGGAAGAGAACCCCTAGAACTGTTGGATGAGATTGAGCAAGAATTGGGATTACAGACCTATGCGGTGAATTGGCCGATAGGAATGGGCGATCGCTTTAAAGGTGTTTTTGATCGCCACCAACAGCAAATCCATCTGTTTGAACGTAGCTCCCACGGCAGCAAAGAAGCCCGTGATACCATCATTAACTTAGGCGATGGCTCAATTGAAGAATTACTAGAAGAAAGCC includes:
- a CDS encoding type II toxin-antitoxin system VapC family toxin, with the protein product MAIKSILLDTNAYTAFKRNQNEAVAIIGNVDIIVINPIILGELLGGFALGNKPEINLDELEKFMESPRVKVFPIDEKTSKYYALIYSQLRKKGKPIPTNDIWIAATAIQHNLILFTYDSDFENIENLKLGNCLADFL